AATTAAAATGGATTTTGGGGGGATTAGCACCATCTGATTTACACAACGTGCCTACCACTTTAAagttgcaaaatatttttttatgacgcaaacaataattaaaaacagaaatctCGAGTGTGCATAGGTATTCAGCCCCTTTGCTTTGAAATCCCTAAATAAGAGTTGGTCCAACCAAATAGCTAAGTCAAGATTAGCTGTTTAAGATCCACCTGTGTGCGATCAAAGTGTCACATGGTCTGTTAAATGGTGTCTGTATTAATCAACCCGTTCTGAAAGGACCCTGACTCTGCAACACTACTAAGCAAGCAAACATGAAAACCAAGAAGCACTCCAAACAGGTCAGAGACAAAGTTGTGGAGAAGTATAGATCAGGGATGGCTATAAAAAATATCCCAAACCTTCAATATCCCACGGAGCAATATTTATTCCATTACAGCAAAATAGAAAGAATATGGCACCACGACAAATCTGACAAGAGATGAAGGTTCACAATCTACAGGTCAATGACCCTAAATATACTGCTAAAGCTACACTGAAGACTAAAATGTTTTGGAATGATCTAGTCAAAGTCCAGCCCACAATCCTCAATCTGTGGCATGACTTGAAGATTGCTGTACACCAACGCAAACGATCTAGCATGAACGAGTTGGAGCTGTTATGCCTTGAGGCTAGATGTGCTAAGCTAACAAAGACATACCCCAAGAGAGCTGCAGCTGTAATTGTAGCAAAAGGTGGCTCTACAAAGTTTTGAATTTGTGTAGTGAATACCTATGCACACCATAATTTTGCAAGGCACTGTATATAGTTGGGGGTCAAGCTTCTGCACAAAGGCCATTGATCACTCATCTTCACATGCCAAAAATGGTTCTGAGTCCTTGATGACCATGTAATCAAAGCATCATCAAGTTCCTTTTTGCCTCATCGCTGAAACACTGGAAACACATTTTAGTTGTCCATCCTAGCTGGCCTTCGGCTCAGCAGCTGCATCCTGAACAGCCCCACACAAGGCAACTATCACAGAGGGGCTGGCAGCCCCACCCTGGATACCCTCAGCTACAGTGGCTTATGCAGCAAGGCTGTGCGGCTCTGCGCATCACTGTAAGGCTGCCAGTTCAAATCTTTTTGAATGACAGATTATTTTCACCGCTTAAGCAAGACCATGTCCCCAATTTCTCCAGGGATGAACCTTGCTTTCTCAGATGTATGTtactttggatgaaagtgtctgCTGGTTGGAATAAATCCAATGTAATATGTAACATGCGCAGGAATGTAACAGAATCCCAATTACTGTCAAGCAGCTAGCAGCAATGTACCAGGAAGAATTTTACTCAAAATGTTTTTTATGGTGACAAGAATGAACTGTTTTGTTGGAGAAAGGGTCATTTTGTTCACTGAAATATGTTAAGATGTATAGAAATGAGGATCCTTTAGGGTCCAGCCACACCATGTCAGGTACATTGCAGCTGAGGCAAGGGGACTCTCACCGGCTGGTCCCGCTGAGCCGCTGTTCCGCTTTAGCCGCACAATCCGCCGGCTGCTCTGCCGGCTCACTCCTGGTTGGCTCGCCGCACGTCGCCATTGCCGGATTTCCTGCTTAACCTCGGCCTTTTTACACCCATTTCCCGGTTTTCCCTTCCTTCCTTTAGGGAGTTTTTTTGAAGGCTTGTCTTTAGCAACCTGACAAAACAAGCCATCACACAGGTGTCAGCACCACAGCCTCAGAGCCAATCCCATGTGTGCAGGAATAAAATTACCCTATTGCCTTTATTACCCCATTGTCGTCATCATCGTCtttcagttttctctttttggtTCTTGCCAACTTGCGTCCTACAATGAAAATAAGATTGCACCTGGCAATTTGAACTATTTGTTTTCCCCCCCTATAAACAACTCGTGATATctatatatagcctatatattaATCTCACCTTTAGGTGCCATGGGACCAGCATCACCCTGTAacagacatttatttttttttttttaatagcagcCACATCCTTCAATTTGGCTAATTGTGTGTTAGGTGCAAACGGCTCATTTCTTACCTTGAACCAGATCGTTCTGCCATTGTGGTCTCTCAGTGACATCATGCCTTCTACTGAGTAGCACTGCATCCATGCCATAAGGACAGAGTAATCTTTCTTGGCTGGTTCGTATCCCTTCTCACCTAGCGAGTTGGAACACAATCGGAGCGAAAATGAACAGACAGAAACCCTTAAGAAAGATAAATAGAAGTGGataattacaaaatatttttatttacttttaatttgCAATTACAATGAATAAGCATTGACCATTGATAAGGTCATTACAAGTTCTATGTAGTAATAACTAAATTAGCAATCAACACAATTAACCAggtaaacatttttaatttatgtacAAATAAACAGCAATTTAATGTTCCTCCTTTTTATAAGGGTTTGCTGGCAGTACTGGCATGAAGCAGTCCTTAATATACTGCTTAATAATAAATCTACTGCAGTTGTAGATGTGCAATGTTCTCAATAATACACCCTCTTCCCTAAATATTTTGACCTGAACACTGAGGATTATCTTGTTACCTAAGTTCACCACTTCCATCGGGACTGTGTGACACAAGCTCAGAAGGTCAGCTGTTTCCGTCCTCAACTTCTCGTTGGGCGCCTGGGAGAAACAGCAAGATGTTTGGAGAGCTAACAGAGAGTAAACATTACAAAACAACATTCTTTCTTTTAAAGTTATAAGTCACCTCATCTTCACTGAGCTTCCATTCATCCCCGGACGCTTCCTTTGTCTGAAGTCTCTCAAGTACATTCCTCGCTTTGACAAACGGTGGGATGCTTAGTCTAGTGCAATGTACACAGCAGAAATGCTACTCAGGTCAGAACTACTTTCACAGCAGCCAAAGGAGAGAAAAAGCAAGTTCCACAACACAAACGCTGAGGTTCCATTATAATTCTGAGCCTTTACAGAGATTCAGCTAGATATATGATAAAGAAAAAATGACTACAACATCTTCCACTTGTGTGCTGATACCCGTAAGGACCTTTGGAAGTCACATTCAGCAGCTTTCTAAGAAGGGTGGAATCTAAAACAGGGATCCAGCGCAGCCAAACAAAGCTGGACTCAGAGGATCAAGGAACTAAAACCCCTACATTAAAAATAGCAATTAGCTACAGGGCTGAACTCAGCATGCCTGTTTAAGGAGTAAGGAGTTTAGAGGATTATTTCATCTTGTGTATTTGTGCTGTTTGTATTATGACTGGAGTTAGATCACTGTAATGCCTCCTGCACGTCAGAAGAATGGTATTGAAGTTGTAGGTTCATTTTAAACCAGGGAAAACACTCTATTCCTGCAATATAACTGCAATACACGCAGTTAAAACTATACTGTATGTTGAGCCTGtccaataaaaaatatatagattaACATAGATACAAACATAGGACAAGACAGAGAGAACATGTGAACTCCACAAACAGAGAGGAGGTGGGATCAGAATCACCAACCTGGCAGGTTtcctatgattttttttcttaggGAGACACTAATTATTATCCACCCCCAGCAAAGCTTATAGTTGGGAGTTAAATGACTGAACCAGACAGCAGGGGAAAGCAGTCACTGGAGAGGTCTACGTATTTGGAAATGGTGGGATGGTCAGGAAATCAAATCATGGCATGGAATAAGCTTACAAGTTAGAGTAAGAAACGCTTTGCATTCAGGCTCACCTGTGAAGGATTTCTGCTCGTAGATAATTCCCTATACCATTGAAGTACTTCTGGTTGAGCAAAGCCTCACAGATAGGCTTCTCAAATGAACGGTCTGACAGGTGTGATAGAACGTTGAGCCTGCAGggtcaaatcaaatcaaaaatatattcaCTTTTTATGCCCCATAACTTGACACTTGGCAAGTGTGGGCGAATAGAAAAACTTGTGCTCAAAACCCCACAACAGCAGTGACAAAGTAAGGCAAATAAAACATTATTGCTAAAAAGAAGTATACAAAAATGGTAATATACCTTATTGTAAAAGATAATTGGGGGATCCAAAAATAATCTGGGGATGCCTTAATTTAAGCATTGTTCAGACCATCTCATAATTAGAATAGAATGCATTTATATTATGCATTATAGTTATGCATTATAACTGATAATTATAAATGCTCCCAGTTTTACAGTGCACACACGTGACTGACTGTAGGAAATGGTGGTTCGAACCGAAACTGCTGATACTCGAGCATCACACAAGGCCCCCTCTCTGCCTGCCAGGTTCCATTGGGCTGCCAGCTGCCAAACCGGCGGGGGTCCACGAAACTCAGCACCTTGGGGATTTTCTCTTTGGTGTAGAAGCGCAGATGGGCGTGTTTGGGTAGCTCCTCCACCTTATTGAAGGAGAAGTAACCTGACATTCCGAAACGGAAGACCACATCCATGGACTGAGCCACAGCACGATTAACCTTCCCAGCCCGGATGGGGTTGAGGGTCAGTCGGACCTCCTTCCCACGGGAGATGGCAGTGATGCTGTATGCATCAGATGTAAAGGGCACTTCGGGACATTTGCTGATAGCAGACTTCTGCACGGCCCCAGTGAACACAAGGCCGGTGCAGACCTTGttcacaaacaggctggccAAGTGCAGCTCCGGGCCTTCCGGCATCGTCTCACAGCGAACGGCAGCGGCTAATAAGGGGTGGACAGCATTGCAGGACATCAATTACAAACGCATTCGTAGAAACAAGTTTATACGGAGACCCTTAGGTGTCATGGTAGAAAAAAATATCTCGTCGAAATTCGTGATCTCGAGTTACTAATTCGTTCCATCAAATTAACCATCAGTCAGACATCACgagttgtttttcttttcctacCATGACACCAAAGAGGCTCCGAAGTCTATAAACTCACTtccgaaagaaaaaaaataccagAAACCTCACGGACTTGAAACCTCCGTATCATGCTTGACATGTCAAACCTAAGATAGATTTCTGAACGCAATCCCAAAACGAAAAGACATTTCATCGTCGCCTATGCTCAACCTATATCATGTACGCAAAATGATTACAagaattaaattttaattgtgAAAATGATACTTGAAGTCGTGTGCCCTGCTTTAAGACGTTGCCTACCGTAATGGCTTAGCGACTGAATAGGGAAACATATATCATACAGGTACCCTACATTCAGTAAAAGCCTTCTGATATAATTCAGTATTTAACTAATTGCTTTCAGGTATGTTTCTAGTTCACGATGGTATAAACATTGTAAGTTTCTTACCAAGAGCCCGAGTTTCCTGCACTGAATATAGACTTTCGGTCGGCCAGTGTAAATAACTGGCGTGTAGGCACTTCGGTAGTTGTAGTTTTCTGTTCCTTCGTGTATTTAAACTTTTTTACATCCCCCCTATGCTATTTCATTCCCACGGTAGCTGTCTTTGGAAAATAAAGACTATGAAGCACATCGAATTATcgttattaatatttattcattataaaattaagaaaataaatgtttaaatcaaTGGAGTCTGTTTTTAGGGGCAGCCTAGCTACTTAAACCCGCAAATTAGATTTAACCGATGTCATACAGAAGTTTCAAGCGAGTTATCAAATTTTACGTCGtctaaatgtaaatatttatacagtaaTGTTCTGTTAAAAAGTCAAATACTTGGATCAATAGAAAGGCAATAAGGTACAGGCAATGGACATATAGGCTACACCGAGAATATCAATCACTTTGTTGGAAGTCCCACCCCAGCAGAAAATAACGGACCAGTAATTAACAGCTCATTTTAATTGGTGACATTGCGGATATAGTGTTGGTCGAAActctcatttttaatttaatttctattattttagttttaatcATAGCAATTAAAGTTGGGCACTCCT
The Paramormyrops kingsleyae isolate MSU_618 chromosome 13, PKINGS_0.4, whole genome shotgun sequence DNA segment above includes these coding regions:
- the neil1 gene encoding endonuclease 8-like 1 isoform X1, with the protein product MPEGPELHLASLFVNKVCTGLVFTGAVQKSAISKCPEVPFTSDAYSITAISRGKEVRLTLNPIRAGKVNRAVAQSMDVVFRFGMSGYFSFNKVEELPKHAHLRFYTKEKIPKVLSFVDPRRFGSWQPNGTWQAERGPCVMLEYQQFRLNVLSHLSDRSFEKPICEALLNQKYFNGIGNYLRAEILHRLSIPPFVKARNVLERLQTKEASGDEWKLSEDEAPNEKLRTETADLLSLCHTVPMEVVNLGEKGYEPAKKDYSVLMAWMQCYSVEGMMSLRDHNGRTIWFKGDAGPMAPKGRKLARTKKRKLKDDDDDNGVAKDKPSKKLPKGRKGKPGNGCKKAEVKQEIRQWRRAASQPGVSRQSSRRIVRLKRNSGSAGPAVCSVTKQDKHQGG
- the neil1 gene encoding endonuclease 8-like 1 isoform X2 encodes the protein MPEGPELHLASLFVNKVCTGLVFTGAVQKSAISKCPEVPFTSDAYSITAISRGKEVEELPKHAHLRFYTKEKIPKVLSFVDPRRFGSWQPNGTWQAERGPCVMLEYQQFRLNVLSHLSDRSFEKPICEALLNQKYFNGIGNYLRAEILHRLSIPPFVKARNVLERLQTKEASGDEWKLSEDEAPNEKLRTETADLLSLCHTVPMEVVNLGEKGYEPAKKDYSVLMAWMQCYSVEGMMSLRDHNGRTIWFKGDAGPMAPKGRKLARTKKRKLKDDDDDNGVAKDKPSKKLPKGRKGKPGNGCKKAEVKQEIRQWRRAASQPGVSRQSSRRIVRLKRNSGSAGPAVCSVTKQDKHQGG